The following are from one region of the Methanospirillum hungatei genome:
- the pdxT gene encoding pyridoxal 5'-phosphate synthase glutaminase subunit PdxT: MAGNAAVGVLALQGDVSEHISAFESAIHNLGLSIPVIPVRKAEEIPELVALAIPGGESTTIMRLIDQNGMRDVIKDFEGGIFATCAGMVVAARTLIGETRFIPLDLLDITVNRNAFGRQRESFEADLPITGFDTPFHAIFIRAPIITSAGPDVTALAEIPQGIVAVRKGKKLILSFHPEISHDLRMHEYFLTQVLA, translated from the coding sequence GTGGCTGGTAACGCTGCGGTTGGTGTCCTGGCACTCCAGGGAGATGTTTCAGAGCATATATCTGCATTCGAATCGGCAATACACAACCTGGGACTCTCAATCCCGGTTATACCAGTCAGAAAAGCAGAAGAAATTCCTGAACTTGTAGCCCTTGCTATTCCTGGTGGTGAATCCACCACGATAATGCGGCTCATTGATCAGAACGGGATGCGGGATGTTATCAAAGATTTTGAGGGGGGCATCTTTGCAACCTGTGCCGGTATGGTAGTTGCTGCACGAACCCTCATTGGTGAGACCAGGTTTATTCCTCTTGACCTGCTTGACATTACCGTGAACAGGAATGCATTCGGAAGGCAGCGAGAATCATTTGAAGCCGACCTGCCGATCACCGGATTTGATACTCCCTTTCATGCAATATTTATTCGGGCACCAATTATTACCAGTGCCGGACCAGATGTTACCGCTCTTGCAGAGATACCACAAGGGATCGTAGCAGTCAGAAAAGGGAAAAAACTCATCCTCTCCTTTCACCCGGAGATTAGTCATGACC
- the pdxS gene encoding pyridoxal 5'-phosphate synthase lyase subunit PdxS: MILEDLRFGTELIKRGFASMQKGGVIMDVVSAEQASIAEDAGAVAVMALERVPADIRAAGGVARMADPKKIIEIMDAVSIPVMAKARIGHFVEAQVLEALGVDMIDESEVLTPADEEYHIDKSKFTVPFVCGARNLGEALRRINEGAAMIRTKGEAGTGNVVEAVRHNRTILSEIRKLKGMEEIELVKRARELEAPADLVIETAKRQRIPVVNFSAGGIATPADAALMMQLGSDGVFVGSGIFKSEQPELMAKAIVEAVNHWNEPKVIAEVSKGLGNAMRGLDVHALPPEEVLSTRGW; the protein is encoded by the coding sequence ATGATACTTGAAGACCTCCGGTTCGGCACCGAACTAATTAAACGGGGATTTGCTTCCATGCAGAAAGGAGGCGTAATAATGGACGTTGTATCTGCCGAACAGGCCAGTATTGCAGAAGACGCAGGAGCCGTTGCAGTTATGGCACTGGAGCGTGTTCCTGCCGATATCAGAGCTGCGGGCGGTGTTGCCCGTATGGCAGATCCAAAAAAGATCATCGAGATTATGGACGCCGTCTCTATCCCGGTCATGGCAAAGGCACGGATTGGGCATTTTGTTGAAGCACAAGTCCTTGAGGCACTTGGTGTAGACATGATCGATGAGTCTGAAGTTCTCACCCCTGCCGATGAAGAATACCATATTGATAAGTCGAAATTTACTGTCCCATTCGTCTGTGGTGCACGAAATCTTGGTGAAGCCCTTCGGAGAATTAACGAAGGTGCTGCGATGATCCGGACCAAGGGAGAAGCAGGAACCGGAAATGTCGTTGAAGCAGTTCGCCACAACCGCACAATCCTCTCTGAGATCAGAAAGCTCAAAGGAATGGAGGAGATTGAGCTTGTTAAGCGTGCACGTGAACTTGAAGCACCTGCTGACCTTGTTATTGAGACGGCAAAACGGCAGCGTATTCCGGTTGTGAACTTCTCAGCAGGAGGTATCGCAACACCAGCAGATGCAGCGCTGATGATGCAGCTTGGAAGTGACGGAGTATTCGTCGGGTCAGGTATCTTCAAATCTGAACAGCCGGAACTCATGGCAAAGGCAATTGTTGAGGCTGTCAACCACTGGAATGAACCAAAGGTAATCGCCGAAGTCTCAAAAGGTCTTGGAAACGCAATGCGTGGTCTTGATGTTCATGCCCTCCCACCTGAAGAGGTGCTCTCAACCCGTGGCTGGTAA
- the cbiB gene encoding adenosylcobinamide-phosphate synthase CbiB, translating into MILQIPVLFFALVIDRVCGDPKTSLHPVALIGRFIGWWGVPERYPAWMQRMVGIVGWIITVVLFTLPFVLFQIAAPWYVYLVIGPFLLKICFAWRALEEHAQAVARAISDEERSKQASLLVSRDTSVLSEEQTLSAAFESVAENLNDSIIAPLFWFLILGLPGAAMYRAANTMDAMLGYTDERKNLGWCAARMDDILSYIPARICGLVLILIYAGKRKLKPAIEVFIRDRKKRPGFNGGIPMSLIAGGEGIQFDKPGVYRIGNRILSLRIAGPSIIRTVRLSTLLFCFFAGIALLLLDGVSNIYGI; encoded by the coding sequence ATGATACTTCAGATCCCGGTTCTTTTTTTTGCTCTGGTCATTGATCGAGTATGTGGCGATCCAAAAACATCGCTTCACCCGGTGGCACTCATCGGACGGTTCATCGGATGGTGGGGAGTACCTGAGCGTTACCCTGCCTGGATGCAGCGGATGGTTGGGATTGTAGGATGGATAATAACCGTCGTCCTCTTTACCCTGCCATTCGTTCTCTTTCAGATTGCAGCTCCATGGTATGTGTACCTGGTAATAGGACCATTTCTTCTCAAAATCTGTTTTGCCTGGAGAGCTCTTGAAGAACATGCACAAGCAGTTGCACGTGCAATATCAGATGAAGAACGTTCAAAGCAGGCATCGCTCCTGGTTTCCCGGGATACATCAGTTTTATCAGAAGAACAGACTCTTTCCGCAGCCTTTGAGTCGGTAGCAGAAAACCTTAACGACAGTATCATAGCACCCCTGTTCTGGTTTCTCATTCTCGGCCTTCCTGGTGCAGCCATGTATCGGGCAGCAAACACCATGGACGCAATGCTCGGGTATACTGATGAGCGAAAGAATCTGGGATGGTGTGCAGCCCGGATGGATGACATTCTCTCATATATTCCTGCCCGGATATGCGGACTTGTTCTCATCCTTATCTATGCAGGAAAAAGGAAACTCAAACCAGCGATTGAAGTTTTCATCCGTGATCGGAAAAAAAGGCCTGGGTTTAATGGTGGAATCCCGATGTCGTTGATCGCGGGAGGAGAGGGGATACAATTTGATAAACCAGGAGTGTACCGGATTGGAAACCGAATTCTGTCACTTCGAATAGCAGGACCTTCAATAATCAGAACGGTTCGTCTTTCAACACTCCTATTTTGTTTTTTTGCCGGTATCGCACTACTATTATTGGACGGTGTATCCAATATATACGGAATATGA
- a CDS encoding methytransferase partner Trm112, whose protein sequence is MKRELYDILCCPVCKGDLELKVTEENEVEILTGSLICHACSVTYPIEDGIPNLLPQNITS, encoded by the coding sequence ATGAAACGCGAATTATATGATATTCTCTGTTGCCCGGTCTGCAAGGGTGACCTTGAGTTGAAAGTGACTGAAGAGAATGAAGTAGAGATCCTGACCGGATCCCTTATTTGCCACGCCTGTTCGGTTACCTACCCGATTGAAGATGGAATTCCAAACCTTCTTCCCCAGAATATCACATCCTGA
- a CDS encoding adenylosuccinate synthetase, with protein sequence MSCTIIVGGNFGDEGKGKIVSHVAHQDRPTIITRGGVGPNAGHTVMVGEKKFGVRMCPSGFVYPDARLMIGTGVLVDPRVLKQEIEVLGVEGRIFLDKRCAIIEESHIQEDKTNTHLSQKVGSTGTGCGPANRDRAMRVARLARDLPELNPYLVDVPLEVNTALDNDENVVIEGTQGFGISLYFGSYPFVTSKDTCAAQMAADNGVGPTRIDDVIVVFKAFPTRVGEGPFSTEMSSEKAHEKGIQEFGTVTGRERRIGTWDSEMAHYAAMINGCTQAAITGIDHVDPSCFGATKYSQLTKPAKDFLKQAEEDIGAPITLISTGPELSQIIDIRNEYS encoded by the coding sequence ATGAGTTGTACAATAATCGTGGGCGGTAACTTTGGTGATGAAGGCAAGGGGAAGATTGTTTCTCATGTTGCTCACCAGGATCGCCCTACAATAATCACACGGGGAGGTGTTGGTCCGAATGCAGGCCATACCGTTATGGTCGGCGAGAAGAAGTTCGGAGTCCGCATGTGCCCGTCAGGTTTTGTCTACCCGGACGCACGTCTCATGATTGGAACAGGTGTGTTGGTAGATCCGCGGGTTTTAAAGCAGGAGATTGAGGTTCTCGGCGTAGAAGGGCGGATTTTCCTTGATAAGCGGTGTGCAATTATTGAAGAATCGCATATTCAGGAGGATAAAACCAACACTCACCTGTCACAAAAGGTTGGATCAACCGGAACCGGGTGTGGCCCAGCAAATCGTGACCGGGCAATGCGAGTAGCCCGACTTGCGCGGGATCTCCCTGAACTGAATCCCTATCTTGTCGATGTGCCACTTGAGGTCAACACCGCTCTTGACAACGACGAGAACGTAGTGATTGAAGGAACCCAGGGATTTGGTATCTCACTTTATTTTGGTTCATATCCATTCGTGACCAGCAAGGATACCTGTGCAGCACAGATGGCAGCAGATAATGGTGTTGGACCGACCAGAATCGACGATGTCATTGTTGTCTTCAAGGCATTCCCAACACGGGTCGGTGAAGGACCATTCTCAACTGAGATGTCCAGTGAAAAGGCACACGAAAAAGGAATCCAGGAGTTTGGAACCGTCACCGGAAGAGAAAGGAGAATTGGAACCTGGGATAGTGAAATGGCACACTATGCAGCCATGATAAACGGATGTACCCAGGCTGCCATCACCGGTATTGATCATGTTGATCCATCCTGTTTTGGAGCAACAAAATACTCCCAGCTGACTAAACCAGCAAAAGATTTCTTAAAGCAGGCGGAAGAGGATATTGGTGCACCAATTACCCTTATCTCCACCGGGCCCGAACTCTCACAAATAATCGATATCAGGAATGAGTACTCATGA
- a CDS encoding tetratricopeptide repeat protein: MVDIISDKEAERWKSEGIRFATSQKFEDAIRCFEKASSLNPVDEEIYFQKGLAFMNLIRYQEAVESFEESLKLNDKDPRYWLYMGINYFFMGRYSKAIPCFNMVLEIDPGNLHALSNKGSALAEIDRHQESVECFNRMLELMPGDVNALFNKGISLQKLKDYKSAIGCFKEILKQDPQDSDAWFELGNCLSKTDNCKEAIKCFDRVIRIEPNHAEVYDAKVECLRSLGLNDEADDLIAKREMDDW; encoded by the coding sequence ATGGTCGATATAATTAGTGACAAAGAGGCAGAACGGTGGAAATCAGAGGGGATCCGGTTTGCCACCAGTCAAAAATTTGAAGATGCCATCCGATGTTTTGAAAAGGCCTCATCACTCAATCCGGTTGATGAAGAGATCTATTTTCAAAAAGGCCTGGCTTTTATGAACCTCATCCGGTATCAGGAAGCAGTAGAGTCATTTGAAGAATCCCTCAAATTAAATGACAAGGATCCCAGATACTGGCTTTATATGGGCATTAACTACTTTTTCATGGGACGATATAGCAAAGCGATACCCTGTTTCAATATGGTTCTCGAGATTGATCCTGGGAATCTGCATGCATTAAGCAACAAGGGATCAGCTCTTGCAGAGATAGATCGGCATCAGGAATCAGTAGAATGTTTTAACCGGATGCTGGAACTGATGCCAGGGGACGTAAACGCTCTTTTTAATAAAGGGATCAGCCTGCAGAAACTTAAAGACTATAAATCCGCGATTGGCTGCTTTAAAGAGATATTAAAACAGGATCCCCAGGACTCAGATGCCTGGTTTGAACTGGGGAACTGCCTTTCAAAGACTGATAACTGCAAAGAAGCTATAAAATGCTTTGACCGGGTCATTAGGATTGAACCAAACCATGCTGAAGTATATGATGCAAAGGTTGAATGTCTGCGAAGTCTTGGTCTGAACGATGAAGCAGATGATCTTATTGCCAAACGTGAAATGGATGACTGGTGA
- the dapF gene encoding diaminopimelate epimerase: MEIPFVKLHGNGNDFILIDEFAGAIIPDEMKAHFASLYCDRRFGIGGDGVLFLQKEGNDIRMRLFQPDESEAEMCGNGIRCLAKYVFDAGYVKSPCTIQTLAGPVTVKMEYDEDGDFMAEVEMTKPAYDAPAIPAKGKGDFHEIINGYEVYAVNTGVPHAVVFFRDLDVVDITKVAPGIRSSQFFPAGANVNLVQVTGPDSIKIQTWERGVEGETLSCGTGATASAAIAHRLSKTGPVVEVETIGGPLTITLTDGAFMKGPAETVFKGVLTLEE; this comes from the coding sequence ATGGAAATACCATTTGTCAAACTCCACGGTAACGGGAATGACTTTATCCTGATTGATGAATTTGCCGGTGCGATAATCCCGGATGAGATGAAGGCTCACTTTGCATCTCTGTATTGTGATCGGAGATTTGGCATCGGTGGGGATGGGGTGCTGTTTCTTCAAAAAGAAGGAAATGATATCAGGATGCGTCTGTTCCAGCCAGATGAGAGTGAAGCAGAGATGTGTGGAAATGGTATCCGGTGCCTTGCAAAATATGTATTTGATGCAGGATATGTTAAGAGCCCATGCACGATACAAACTCTAGCCGGACCAGTTACAGTAAAGATGGAATACGATGAAGACGGGGACTTCATGGCAGAGGTAGAGATGACAAAACCTGCATATGATGCCCCGGCTATCCCGGCAAAGGGGAAGGGTGATTTTCATGAGATCATCAACGGATATGAAGTATATGCAGTAAACACAGGAGTTCCGCATGCGGTGGTCTTTTTCAGGGATCTTGATGTCGTTGATATCACGAAAGTGGCTCCAGGTATCAGATCCAGCCAGTTCTTCCCGGCAGGAGCAAATGTCAACCTTGTTCAGGTGACCGGTCCTGACTCAATAAAAATCCAGACATGGGAGCGGGGTGTTGAAGGAGAGACATTATCCTGCGGGACTGGTGCTACTGCTTCAGCAGCCATTGCTCACCGGTTATCCAAAACCGGACCGGTTGTTGAGGTTGAAACCATCGGTGGGCCCCTGACCATAACCCTTACCGACGGGGCTTTCATGAAAGGTCCGGCTGAAACTGTTTTTAAGGGCGTTCTTACTTTAGAGGAATAA
- a CDS encoding RuBisCO large subunit C-terminal-like domain-containing protein, which translates to MTDVVATYYFRPKEGVSPDWAARAIAEEQTTGTWTEISTRQNYVRYLDGRIGDIIPTGQGYTCSITYPSEIFEPGNIPQYLSVVAGNLFGLSRLAAVRLIDVEFSKDIIPFKGPGYGIEGIRKLVGTTDRPHVGTIIKPKVGLNPKDTAEVAYEAAIGGVDLIKDDETLTDQKFCPINERLPLVMEQLDRVRSESGRNVLYAVNISTAGDKIVERAREAVRMGANMLMIDVIVCGFDAVRAVAEEPGLNLPIHVHRTMHAAITRNREHGIAMRPLCRLVRMLGGDQLHTGTVSGKMEHDVTELRGDNLALTEPFFDLKPVFPVASGGLHPGGVDKEIRLLGRDIILQAGGGIHGHPDGTRAGAAAMRQAVDAAVAGIPPATYAQDHPELKRALDKWGIAN; encoded by the coding sequence ATGACAGATGTCGTTGCAACATATTATTTCAGACCAAAAGAAGGAGTAAGTCCTGACTGGGCAGCCAGGGCGATAGCAGAAGAACAGACCACAGGAACATGGACAGAAATTTCAACACGGCAGAATTATGTCAGATACCTTGACGGCCGTATCGGGGATATTATTCCAACTGGACAAGGATATACCTGTTCTATCACCTACCCTTCAGAAATATTTGAACCAGGCAATATTCCCCAATATCTCTCTGTTGTTGCAGGGAACCTCTTTGGATTATCACGTCTTGCTGCAGTCAGGCTGATTGATGTCGAGTTCTCCAAGGATATCATTCCTTTCAAAGGACCGGGATATGGGATTGAGGGTATAAGAAAACTTGTAGGAACGACAGACCGGCCTCATGTCGGGACCATTATTAAACCAAAAGTTGGTCTGAATCCAAAAGATACCGCTGAAGTTGCGTATGAAGCAGCAATCGGTGGCGTAGATCTGATCAAGGATGATGAGACCCTGACTGACCAGAAATTCTGCCCCATAAACGAGCGACTCCCTCTTGTCATGGAACAACTGGACCGGGTCAGGAGCGAATCAGGAAGAAATGTGCTGTATGCAGTCAATATCTCAACCGCGGGGGACAAGATTGTAGAAAGAGCCCGGGAAGCAGTCAGAATGGGTGCAAATATGCTGATGATTGATGTCATCGTTTGCGGATTTGATGCCGTAAGAGCAGTTGCAGAAGAACCCGGACTGAACCTTCCCATCCATGTTCACCGGACCATGCATGCAGCAATTACCAGAAACCGCGAACACGGAATCGCCATGAGACCGCTCTGTCGTCTGGTCAGAATGCTTGGTGGTGACCAACTCCATACCGGGACTGTATCAGGTAAAATGGAGCATGATGTGACTGAATTGCGCGGTGACAACCTGGCACTTACAGAACCCTTCTTTGATCTGAAACCAGTATTCCCGGTTGCAAGCGGGGGACTTCACCCAGGTGGAGTTGACAAGGAGATCAGACTGCTCGGGCGGGATATCATCCTCCAGGCAGGGGGCGGGATACATGGACACCCTGACGGGACACGAGCCGGGGCTGCTGCAATGCGACAGGCGGTAGATGCTGCGGTTGCGGGTATTCCTCCAGCCACATATGCCCAGGATCACCCAGAGCTGAAGCGGGCACTGGATAAATGGGGAATTGCAAACTGA
- a CDS encoding ribose 1,5-bisphosphate isomerase — MTLEETAEKIQTMEIRGAGRIARAAAQALHDHSQTIHPADLLTYCQEMEKAAEILVATRPTAVSLPNAVNLVMKPLKKESELQSAKKNLEERACSFITRSEEAVNKIGKIGARHIRDGDVVLTHCNSEAALGCILKAHEQGMNIEVYATEVRPRNQGHITARTLSDAGIRTNFIVDSAARHFMKEVDLCITGADAITVNGSVINKIGTSQIALAAHEARVSFLVAAETYKFAPRTIVGERILIEERTPDEILSKEMRKKLPYVTVRNPTFDITPADYVDYIITEAGVFPPEMAYTIIKEQLHWDNDDMSSDLPYCEEE, encoded by the coding sequence ATGACGCTTGAGGAGACTGCAGAGAAGATCCAGACGATGGAGATCAGGGGTGCAGGTAGAATTGCCAGGGCTGCTGCACAGGCTCTTCATGATCATTCCCAGACCATTCATCCAGCAGATCTCCTTACCTATTGCCAGGAGATGGAAAAAGCGGCGGAGATACTGGTAGCAACAAGGCCAACAGCAGTGTCTCTTCCAAATGCGGTAAACCTGGTTATGAAACCCTTAAAAAAGGAGTCAGAACTACAATCCGCAAAGAAAAACCTGGAAGAGCGGGCATGTTCATTCATAACTCGATCTGAGGAAGCAGTCAATAAAATAGGAAAGATTGGTGCCAGGCACATCAGGGACGGTGATGTGGTCCTTACACATTGTAACTCTGAAGCTGCGCTGGGTTGTATCCTCAAGGCACATGAGCAGGGAATGAATATTGAAGTCTATGCAACTGAGGTAAGACCAAGAAACCAGGGTCACATCACTGCAAGAACCCTTTCTGATGCAGGAATCAGAACGAATTTTATCGTTGACTCCGCAGCCCGCCATTTCATGAAAGAAGTAGATCTGTGTATCACGGGTGCAGATGCAATAACCGTGAATGGTTCAGTGATTAATAAAATCGGAACCTCGCAGATAGCACTTGCTGCTCATGAGGCCAGAGTCAGTTTTCTTGTCGCTGCAGAGACATACAAATTTGCTCCCCGAACCATCGTCGGAGAACGGATACTTATCGAAGAGCGAACACCTGATGAGATACTCTCAAAAGAGATGAGAAAAAAACTCCCATACGTAACCGTCAGAAATCCGACCTTTGATATTACTCCTGCCGATTACGTTGATTACATTATTACTGAAGCAGGAGTATTCCCTCCTGAAATGGCATATACCATCATCAAAGAGCAGCTTCATTGGGATAATGATGATATGAGCTCAGATTTACCTTATTGTGAGGAAGAATAA
- a CDS encoding HAD family hydrolase: MSVAVVFDSAGTLLRTYRMAKNILTGELLTDVETTILTFEDPERVLCVLHGHTRDFMTVSPDLLISKYLKDHDVGFGISCTRKLVEKEHIQSVLLEDTWATAGDMQECMRVIWSEVKENEVVALNNGLIVHMGKECIEFTVTAGGTPFFGALETITTLHDRGVCTYIASGDREAKLERMADYLGIPKDRVFGVATPSVKEQIVRDLQKNHDLVVMVGDSINDLRAMRAADIAVLSDQQSSVKPAELADVADHRIRDIREVLKIIPLVGKKAR, from the coding sequence ATGTCTGTAGCTGTGGTGTTTGATAGTGCCGGAACCCTGCTCCGCACCTATCGGATGGCAAAAAACATACTGACCGGTGAGCTGCTGACAGATGTGGAGACAACCATTCTCACCTTCGAAGATCCGGAACGTGTTCTTTGTGTGTTACATGGTCATACCCGGGATTTCATGACCGTTTCACCAGATCTGCTTATTTCGAAGTACCTCAAGGACCATGATGTCGGATTTGGAATATCGTGCACGCGAAAACTTGTTGAAAAAGAGCATATTCAGTCCGTTCTTCTGGAAGATACCTGGGCTACTGCGGGAGATATGCAGGAATGCATGCGTGTAATCTGGTCAGAAGTAAAAGAGAACGAAGTGGTTGCATTAAATAACGGGCTCATCGTTCACATGGGTAAAGAATGTATTGAATTTACCGTAACCGCTGGGGGAACCCCTTTTTTCGGGGCTCTGGAAACCATTACTACTCTCCATGATCGCGGTGTATGTACATATATTGCCTCCGGGGATCGGGAAGCGAAACTGGAACGGATGGCTGATTATCTGGGCATTCCGAAGGACCGGGTTTTTGGTGTTGCCACACCATCGGTAAAAGAACAAATTGTTCGTGATTTACAAAAAAACCATGACCTGGTTGTGATGGTCGGCGATTCAATCAATGATCTCAGGGCAATGCGAGCTGCTGATATAGCAGTTCTCAGTGATCAGCAGTCATCAGTCAAACCTGCCGAGCTTGCAGATGTAGCAGACCATCGGATACGAGATATTCGCGAGGTTTTGAAAATCATCCCCCTGGTGGGAAAAAAGGCCCGATAA
- the atwA gene encoding methyl coenzyme M reductase system, component A2: MRPLITVDNLTMAFDGKEVLKNISFTLEEGEILGIIGRSGAGKTVLMHLLRGVDQPPSSGTITYHMAVCDSCEYVTVQSHAGQTCPVCGAVLKPQDIDFWSSENEVLKRRIMKRNAIMFQRTFALYGNDRVIDNVLHALDDVGYPPGKAVGRAADLIDQVHLSHRMMHIARDLSGGEKQRVVLARQLAKEPFCLFADEPTGTLDPKTASLVHNMLENAAKSNGMSMVVTSHFTQILEDVVTRAILLEDGHIKKIGAPDEVVQVFMEGFSDLETFCEIELGKDILRARELSKRYISVDRGLIKAVDGVQFEVYHKEVFGIIGTSGAGKTTLSKMIAGIIEPTSGDLGVLVGEDWVDMTKPGFDLRGRAKQYIGLLHQEYDLFPHRTILDNLTDAIGLEFPKELAMRKAIITLKMAGFTQEKAREILERLPSTLSEGERHRVALAQVLIREPHIVVLDEPTGTMDPITKVDVKHSIMHAREEMEETFIVVSHDMDFVRDICDRCALMRFGKIVKIGPTAEVLDEVTEQERERMANE, from the coding sequence ATGAGACCCCTGATCACGGTTGATAACCTTACCATGGCCTTCGACGGAAAGGAGGTCCTGAAAAATATATCCTTTACACTTGAGGAAGGAGAAATACTCGGCATAATTGGACGGAGCGGTGCAGGAAAAACAGTGCTGATGCACCTTCTTCGGGGTGTCGATCAGCCTCCTTCATCAGGAACAATTACATACCACATGGCTGTCTGTGATTCATGTGAGTATGTTACCGTGCAGAGCCATGCAGGGCAGACTTGTCCGGTTTGTGGAGCTGTACTGAAACCACAGGATATTGATTTCTGGAGTTCGGAAAACGAGGTCTTGAAAAGACGGATCATGAAGCGAAATGCCATCATGTTCCAGCGGACCTTTGCATTGTATGGAAATGACCGGGTCATTGATAATGTCCTTCACGCCCTGGATGATGTCGGGTATCCTCCAGGTAAAGCAGTAGGTCGTGCAGCAGATCTGATAGATCAGGTCCATCTTTCACACCGGATGATGCACATTGCACGGGATCTATCCGGAGGTGAAAAACAGCGTGTGGTGCTTGCACGTCAGCTCGCAAAAGAGCCGTTCTGTCTGTTTGCTGACGAGCCTACTGGGACTCTTGATCCCAAAACAGCGAGCCTCGTACATAATATGCTTGAAAACGCAGCAAAGAGCAATGGTATGTCGATGGTTGTCACCTCGCACTTCACCCAGATTCTTGAGGATGTGGTGACCAGGGCAATCCTTCTTGAAGATGGACACATTAAGAAGATTGGGGCTCCGGATGAGGTTGTTCAGGTCTTTATGGAAGGATTTTCTGACCTTGAAACATTTTGTGAAATTGAACTTGGAAAAGATATCCTTCGGGCCAGAGAGTTATCAAAGCGATACATATCAGTGGACCGGGGCCTTATCAAGGCTGTCGACGGAGTCCAGTTTGAAGTCTATCATAAGGAGGTATTTGGAATAATCGGGACCTCCGGGGCTGGAAAAACAACCCTTTCAAAGATGATTGCCGGTATAATTGAACCAACCAGTGGAGATCTGGGTGTGCTTGTTGGTGAAGACTGGGTGGATATGACAAAACCCGGTTTTGATCTTCGGGGTCGGGCAAAACAGTACATTGGTCTTTTACATCAGGAGTATGATCTCTTCCCCCACCGGACAATCCTAGATAACCTGACTGATGCCATTGGCCTTGAGTTTCCCAAAGAACTGGCCATGCGTAAGGCGATCATTACCCTGAAGATGGCTGGTTTTACCCAGGAGAAGGCTCGCGAAATTCTTGAACGACTGCCCTCAACATTAAGTGAAGGAGAACGTCACCGGGTTGCCCTTGCCCAGGTTCTTATCCGAGAACCACATATTGTTGTATTAGATGAACCAACCGGTACAATGGATCCGATAACCAAGGTCGATGTCAAACATTCCATCATGCATGCACGTGAAGAGATGGAAGAGACATTTATCGTGGTTTCCCATGACATGGATTTTGTCAGGGACATTTGTGACAGGTGTGCCCTGATGCGGTTTGGAAAGATTGTAAAAATCGGGCCTACTGCGGAGGTGCTCGACGAAGTTACCGAGCAGGAACGGGAACGAATGGCAAATGAATAA